In the genome of Myroides phaeus, one region contains:
- a CDS encoding sensor histidine kinase — protein sequence MKNPKPKYYLTAFSALYLLLLGVMAYYFYNAYQLKTKEVISYVYNVIDNYEDSDSFKSLELKQENGLYASILDFIHGKKTVDEIKEDKKDFMKQSNDLLSHHIDSLFEKDNYEVAVRHVVKRVYSNKDQKELLTEPFTVLKTDKNISTSYRINSSKWEVKESSLQTYQREKEEEYQHHFTIFQEKYTDILNINSIVLLSLVPLLLVSVLICLFILLLYYITYKTIKQKEQEVINLHNMVDNVSHEFKLPIATLKYGCNNLSKEYQSPTIELLKRQIDRLERLQNTLSTNITEDTVSYTKEDFYNMFADLQDQFPSVVFHKEWSADLTLLFPKTPIETILLNLIENAVKYGGTEITCQLIQKNKKLVLTIKDNGIGIHSNQKQLIFKKFYRIMQDNIHTTKGLGIGLHQVQQVVNLYKGSIILESKVNKGTTFKITLPHA from the coding sequence ATGAAAAATCCCAAACCAAAATACTATCTAACAGCATTTAGTGCTTTATATCTCTTACTTCTTGGAGTAATGGCTTATTATTTCTATAATGCTTATCAGCTAAAGACGAAAGAAGTTATCTCTTATGTTTACAATGTCATAGATAATTATGAAGATTCTGATTCTTTTAAATCCTTGGAACTAAAACAAGAGAATGGGCTCTATGCTTCTATATTGGATTTTATACACGGTAAGAAGACTGTTGATGAAATTAAAGAGGATAAAAAAGACTTTATGAAACAGAGCAATGATTTGTTGAGTCACCATATTGATAGTCTTTTTGAAAAAGACAACTATGAAGTAGCAGTACGCCATGTAGTAAAACGTGTTTATTCAAACAAGGATCAAAAGGAATTATTGACTGAACCATTTACAGTACTAAAAACCGATAAAAACATTTCTACTTCTTACCGAATTAACAGCTCTAAATGGGAAGTAAAAGAAAGTAGTTTACAAACATATCAGAGGGAAAAAGAGGAAGAGTATCAACATCATTTTACAATATTTCAAGAAAAATATACTGATATTCTAAACATAAACAGCATTGTACTACTTTCATTAGTACCTCTTTTGTTAGTATCAGTTTTAATCTGTTTGTTTATCTTATTGTTGTATTACATCACTTATAAAACAATTAAACAAAAAGAACAAGAGGTAATTAATCTACACAATATGGTGGATAATGTATCTCATGAATTTAAACTACCTATTGCTACATTGAAATACGGCTGTAATAACCTTTCAAAAGAATATCAATCCCCTACCATTGAATTATTAAAAAGACAGATAGACCGTTTAGAAAGGTTACAAAATACGCTATCTACAAATATTACAGAAGATACTGTTTCATATACTAAGGAAGACTTTTACAATATGTTTGCCGATCTACAAGACCAATTTCCTTCAGTTGTCTTTCATAAAGAATGGTCTGCAGATTTGACACTCCTTTTCCCTAAAACACCTATTGAAACAATCTTACTAAACCTCATTGAAAATGCTGTAAAATATGGTGGAACGGAAATAACTTGTCAACTTATCCAAAAGAATAAAAAGCTTGTGCTTACGATAAAAGATAATGGAATTGGTATCCACTCGAATCAGAAACAACTTATTTTCAAGAAATTCTATCGTATTATGCAAGATAATATTCACACGACAAAAGGTCTTGGAATAGGACTGCATCAAGTTCAACAGGTAGTCAATCTCTATAAAGGGAGCATTATCTTAGAAAGTAAAGTCAATAAAGGAACTACATTTAAAATAACATTGCCTCATGCATAA
- a CDS encoding response regulator transcription factor, with protein sequence MHKILLVEDDLDYGTVIKQYLEICGFSILWLTTPTDVFKTLEQDKYSLAILDIMLPIQDGFNLSKDIRLKYPHIPFLFLTAKNQNIDRLMGLKLGAEDYISKTCDPEELKLRIENIIKRNPVSIDDKYYLGAYTFYPMQLKLVHSKETFRLTEREKDLLLLFIQYNKKVLPRDVILTQLWPSADYFNGRSMDVFVTRLRKYLSYDDNVQITSLRGVGFETNLAIK encoded by the coding sequence ATGCATAAGATACTTTTAGTAGAAGATGATTTAGATTATGGAACTGTAATAAAGCAGTATTTAGAGATTTGTGGTTTCTCAATCTTATGGTTAACTACCCCTACAGATGTTTTTAAAACATTAGAACAAGATAAATATAGCCTTGCTATCTTAGATATTATGTTGCCTATACAAGATGGTTTTAACTTGTCAAAAGACATAAGACTAAAGTATCCTCACATCCCTTTTCTATTTCTGACGGCTAAAAATCAAAATATTGATCGATTAATGGGATTGAAGCTTGGCGCAGAAGATTATATTTCTAAAACGTGTGATCCTGAAGAATTAAAGTTGCGCATTGAAAATATTATAAAACGAAATCCAGTCTCAATAGATGATAAATACTATTTAGGTGCTTATACTTTTTATCCTATGCAGCTTAAATTAGTTCATTCAAAAGAAACATTCCGATTAACAGAACGTGAGAAAGACTTGCTGTTGCTATTTATTCAATACAACAAAAAAGTCCTTCCAAGAGATGTTATTTTGACACAATTATGGCCCTCTGCTGATTACTTTAATGGAAGGAGTATGGATGTGTTTGTAACACGCTTGAGAAAATACTTAAGTTACGATGACAATGTACAAATCACGAGCCTACGCGGTGTAGGTTTTGAAACAAACCTTGCGATTAAATAA
- a CDS encoding MFS transporter yields the protein MQNSKLDNKVKAFLVAWFFCLIFYFCSYVVRSVPSVMTVLLENNFQTDQTAIGLMTGRFYYTYALFALVAGVALDKLGAKYSITTGVVLLVLGSALFLTSSFVAGNIGRLLQGIGCAFAFPGCVYLATKAFPAKHLATAIGITQCIGMFGGYVGIHSMGSLFKNYDYSAEIYSNFWIVISIILLVTAIILWFVVPLPTRIKERRAIDKSERKPRVSIFAPFKIVFGNAQSWICGLISGLLFAPTTIFVMIWGVKYFNLAGIEYEQAVVVSSMAALGWVFGSPILGVVTDKLGRRKPVLLVSCIAMIICLLQLIFAPNLLNPSVLMFVFGFFSGGTMITYSVIKEANPDNVKGSATGAMNFITFGVSTLIGPIFIYLFGESLKNIDLYQSAQNNIVLFWVGSIAIATVLVFTLKETGSAVKKTIE from the coding sequence ATGCAAAATTCAAAATTAGACAACAAAGTAAAAGCTTTTTTAGTCGCCTGGTTCTTTTGTCTAATATTCTACTTCTGTAGTTATGTTGTACGATCAGTACCTTCAGTAATGACTGTTCTTTTAGAGAACAATTTTCAAACCGACCAAACAGCTATTGGTTTAATGACTGGTAGATTTTATTATACTTATGCTCTTTTTGCTCTTGTAGCTGGGGTAGCTTTAGACAAACTTGGAGCTAAATATTCAATTACGACTGGAGTAGTTTTATTGGTTTTAGGTTCTGCTCTTTTCTTAACTTCAAGCTTTGTAGCTGGAAACATAGGACGCCTTTTACAAGGAATTGGTTGTGCTTTTGCATTTCCTGGTTGTGTTTATTTAGCAACAAAAGCATTCCCTGCAAAACATTTAGCAACAGCAATTGGTATTACTCAATGTATTGGTATGTTCGGTGGATATGTAGGAATACATTCAATGGGTTCTCTTTTTAAAAATTATGATTATTCAGCAGAAATTTATTCTAACTTTTGGATAGTAATTTCAATCATCTTGTTAGTAACTGCAATCATTCTTTGGTTTGTTGTTCCGTTACCTACAAGAATAAAAGAAAGAAGAGCAATTGATAAATCAGAAAGAAAACCAAGAGTTAGTATTTTCGCACCTTTCAAAATAGTTTTTGGAAATGCACAATCTTGGATTTGTGGTTTAATATCAGGGTTATTGTTTGCTCCGACAACAATTTTTGTAATGATATGGGGAGTTAAATATTTCAACTTAGCAGGAATTGAGTATGAACAAGCTGTAGTTGTAAGTTCAATGGCAGCTTTAGGATGGGTATTTGGTAGTCCGATTTTAGGTGTTGTAACAGATAAATTAGGTCGTAGAAAACCCGTTCTTCTTGTATCTTGTATAGCAATGATTATATGTTTATTACAATTAATCTTCGCTCCAAACCTACTAAATCCAAGTGTACTAATGTTCGTCTTCGGATTCTTCTCTGGGGGAACTATGATTACTTACTCAGTTATTAAAGAAGCTAATCCTGACAATGTGAAGGGAAGTGCTACTGGTGCAATGAACTTTATTACATTTGGTGTAAGTACATTAATTGGCCCTATCTTTATTTACCTTTTTGGTGAGAGCTTGAAAAATATAGATTTATACCAATCTGCTCAAAACAATATTGTATTATTCTGGGTAGGAAGTATTGCTATTGCAACTGTATTAGTTTTCACTTTAAAAGAAACTGGTAGTGCAGTTAAAAAAACAATAGAATAA
- a CDS encoding tetratricopeptide repeat protein: MILTSYQLFAQKVKKEYNFSLVKLECPTDNNKLIDYYKSGFEALNYQWLANTAGKIFFNIIQEDKSLCDAYFYTGISLTKQDKHQAALNYYYYADSLATNSNADFKQALAEAAVRVGNVGLARKKYEELIKDFPNDPDAYYGMGLTATSIGDVKNGLSNLLIAEEKYLLEGTWDTIRKSEVFLMRGILFTMDKQYQEAINAFDHCSEVFNDLDDFNANYALASYKLYQESQDEKWKEVSKTAFERIKAKDKLRKSYLEMFDYTD, translated from the coding sequence GTGATACTTACAAGCTACCAGCTATTTGCTCAAAAAGTAAAAAAAGAATATAACTTTTCATTAGTTAAACTTGAGTGTCCAACAGATAATAATAAGCTAATTGATTATTATAAGTCAGGATTTGAAGCATTGAATTATCAATGGCTTGCGAATACAGCTGGTAAGATATTTTTTAATATTATACAAGAAGACAAAAGTTTATGTGATGCTTATTTTTATACAGGGATATCTTTAACGAAACAAGATAAGCATCAAGCTGCGTTGAATTATTATTACTATGCGGATAGTCTTGCTACCAATAGTAACGCTGATTTTAAACAAGCATTAGCTGAAGCAGCAGTAAGAGTTGGTAATGTTGGATTAGCTCGTAAGAAATATGAAGAGCTAATTAAAGATTTTCCTAATGATCCAGATGCTTATTATGGAATGGGATTAACTGCTACGAGTATTGGTGATGTCAAAAATGGGTTGAGCAATCTTTTAATTGCAGAGGAAAAGTATTTGTTGGAAGGTACTTGGGATACCATAAGAAAAAGTGAGGTTTTTTTAATGCGTGGAATTCTTTTTACTATGGACAAGCAGTATCAAGAGGCAATTAATGCATTTGATCATTGTAGTGAAGTGTTTAATGATCTTGATGATTTTAATGCGAACTACGCATTAGCAAGTTATAAGCTATATCAGGAGTCACAAGATGAAAAGTGGAAAGAAGTAAGTAAGACTGCATTTGAACGTATAAAAGCTAAAGACAAACTTCGTAAAAGCTATTTAGAGATGTTTGATTACACAGATTAA
- the def gene encoding peptide deformylase, with protein MQNRTKLNESELQIINFGVIEEPMRVLQTTDESDLKVLRMTCEELIPEDENLKLLISRMYQTVRDENKPGVGIAAPQVGIARRLFIAQRMDKKDNPFEFFINPEIVWFSNIKRRGEEGCLSIPDAYGDVHRSLAIQITYYDMSGTHFQEVVEGFTAVIMQHEMDHLNGVLFTDRMEEQAEIEYYNASPTGEIVYPR; from the coding sequence ATGCAAAATAGAACAAAACTTAATGAATCAGAATTACAGATTATAAACTTTGGAGTGATTGAAGAACCAATGCGTGTACTTCAAACAACAGATGAGTCGGACTTAAAAGTTCTACGAATGACGTGTGAGGAACTTATTCCAGAAGATGAAAATTTGAAACTATTAATTTCACGAATGTATCAAACGGTACGCGATGAGAATAAACCAGGTGTTGGTATCGCAGCTCCTCAAGTTGGAATTGCAAGACGCTTATTTATAGCACAACGAATGGATAAAAAAGACAACCCTTTTGAATTTTTTATTAACCCTGAGATTGTTTGGTTTTCGAATATAAAAAGAAGAGGCGAAGAAGGATGTTTATCTATTCCTGATGCATATGGAGATGTACATAGAAGTTTAGCTATTCAAATAACATATTACGATATGAGTGGTACTCATTTTCAAGAGGTAGTAGAAGGTTTTACAGCTGTGATAATGCAACACGAAATGGATCATTTGAATGGAGTGTTATTTACTGATCGCATGGAAGAGCAAGCTGAAATAGAATATTATAATGCTTCTCCAACAGGAGAAATTGTTTATCCTCGTTAA
- a CDS encoding AsmA-like C-terminal region-containing protein produces the protein MKSVYKRILKIFAITLVGVFACVLLLMYLIPKIYNDEIRKEVGVVLSDNIKGDVYFEQIELSFYKKFPYLTANINSPSIEGVSIDSLFTEKLFAAESISLGVNFLNLFRGKLSFDKIYVDDPTIFIYVNEEGLANYDIFKVTDDKDTSDDSIELKIDQIEIKSANIIYNDLASKVSFVAQDFDYTGTGNMSDDIFDIKSIARIKSFDFNFDGVHYVKEKPILAKLETKVDTKSLTFEFKKNNIRIKELPVDFIGSFGFIENGYDMLFDIKTEKASLEQLFSIVPPEYQGWLDNTKFGGEVEGRFKLIGKYIVRDSLAPNVDFALKVKNGLIQHGTIDKPLESFNLDFEYHLPKLDIQKSQVAINELSFSIDGKQSEISFHSKGLETLETKGNIHSNVDLSLFSKAIGLSGFEMKGDLNLIGDFEGVYSKGIKVTRTLRKVSRDTIITSIPSFNLQGSLHNGYFKLSQLPKAIENVDLDFESSCLNSDYKNIAVNLSNVSLKAMDNYFTGRVYLKNLSNYNVDADVKGNVDLETLREFLPITDIDVKGILKIDSSIKGIYEPNRKRFPIINSDIKLENGFVRLANLPELPIEDIQVNTHLKSKRGSLSDLSIKLLPINFKLAGEPFHLSASLHNLDDLNYNIKSKGDLNIGNIYKVFKIAGLDVRGKVLTDLTLNGSQSDALKGNFEKLKNSGQFTVRNVSISSEMFPKPLVINQGVFRFFQEQMQFEKFEARYGSSKFRMNGYLTNVINYVVKGDTLKGIFDLESPYMDVDEFMMFSNNKTNQYNASSTGTGVVQVPNNINLTFNANANKVKYSEYNLESLLGKLIVNSGAITLEDTKFNLIGTKVSMNGNYKPTGYRSALFDYQISASEFDIQRAYHEITLFREMVSMAKDAYGNVSLDYKLKGELDKNMFPIMKSLEGAGVLSIEDISFKGFKLLGAIANKTDAKSLENGTLSKVDIKSSIKDNVMTIERTKMKMAGFRPRFEGQVSLDGDLNIGFRLGLPPMGLIGIPMRITGNAEDFDIKLGRYKASEVLGQESNEEEEEEGYEIKSVNDPLPEIPEEQNENKTVEIPQNAA, from the coding sequence ATGAAAAGTGTTTATAAGCGTATTTTAAAGATTTTTGCTATTACTTTAGTAGGTGTATTCGCTTGTGTATTATTACTAATGTATTTAATACCTAAGATTTATAATGACGAAATTCGCAAGGAGGTAGGTGTAGTATTAAGTGATAATATTAAGGGTGATGTTTATTTTGAACAAATAGAGTTGTCTTTTTATAAAAAATTCCCATATTTAACAGCGAACATTAACTCCCCTTCTATAGAGGGAGTAAGTATAGATTCTCTTTTTACGGAGAAATTATTTGCAGCAGAATCAATTAGTTTGGGAGTGAATTTTTTAAATCTTTTTAGAGGTAAGTTGAGTTTTGATAAGATTTATGTAGATGATCCAACTATATTTATATATGTTAATGAAGAAGGATTAGCTAATTACGATATTTTTAAAGTAACTGATGATAAAGATACAAGTGACGATTCTATTGAATTAAAAATTGATCAAATAGAAATTAAGAGTGCTAATATTATATACAATGATTTAGCTAGTAAAGTTAGTTTTGTAGCTCAAGATTTTGACTATACAGGAACAGGAAACATGAGCGATGATATATTTGATATAAAAAGTATTGCCCGTATAAAATCTTTTGACTTTAATTTTGATGGAGTTCATTATGTAAAAGAAAAACCTATTCTTGCGAAATTAGAAACTAAAGTAGATACAAAATCTTTAACTTTTGAATTTAAGAAAAACAATATTCGCATAAAGGAATTACCAGTCGATTTTATTGGAAGTTTTGGTTTTATAGAAAATGGTTATGATATGCTTTTTGATATTAAAACAGAAAAAGCAAGTCTTGAACAGTTGTTTTCTATTGTGCCTCCAGAGTACCAGGGATGGTTAGATAATACGAAGTTTGGGGGAGAAGTAGAAGGTAGATTTAAGCTTATAGGAAAGTATATTGTAAGAGATTCTTTAGCTCCAAATGTAGATTTTGCATTGAAAGTTAAAAACGGTTTGATTCAACATGGTACGATTGATAAACCATTAGAGTCATTTAATTTAGATTTTGAATATCACTTACCTAAGTTAGATATCCAAAAAAGTCAAGTGGCTATTAATGAGTTGTCTTTTTCTATCGATGGAAAACAAAGTGAAATTTCTTTTCATAGTAAAGGATTAGAAACTTTAGAAACGAAAGGGAACATTCATAGTAATGTTGATCTTAGTCTGTTTAGTAAAGCTATCGGTTTATCTGGATTTGAAATGAAAGGTGATTTGAATCTTATAGGTGATTTTGAAGGAGTCTATTCTAAAGGAATAAAAGTAACCAGAACTTTGCGTAAGGTATCGCGTGACACTATTATTACAAGTATTCCGAGCTTTAATTTACAAGGTAGTTTACATAATGGATATTTTAAATTATCACAATTACCAAAAGCTATTGAAAATGTAGATTTAGATTTTGAGAGTAGTTGTTTGAATTCTGATTATAAAAATATTGCTGTAAATCTTTCAAATGTTAGTTTGAAAGCAATGGATAACTATTTTACGGGAAGGGTTTATCTAAAGAATTTGTCAAATTATAATGTGGATGCCGATGTAAAAGGTAATGTTGATTTAGAGACTTTACGTGAGTTTTTGCCAATTACAGATATTGATGTAAAAGGTATCTTGAAAATTGATAGTTCTATAAAAGGTATTTATGAACCGAATAGAAAGCGTTTTCCTATTATAAATAGTGATATTAAGTTAGAAAATGGTTTCGTAAGATTAGCAAATTTGCCCGAGTTGCCAATTGAAGATATACAAGTTAATACTCATTTAAAGAGCAAACGCGGATCTTTAAGTGATTTATCAATAAAGCTATTACCAATTAATTTTAAACTTGCAGGAGAGCCATTTCACTTATCAGCCAGTTTACACAACTTAGATGATTTAAATTATAATATTAAATCTAAAGGTGATCTTAATATTGGTAATATTTATAAAGTATTTAAAATTGCAGGATTAGATGTAAGAGGAAAAGTATTGACTGATTTGACTTTAAATGGTTCTCAAAGTGATGCTTTAAAAGGTAATTTTGAAAAACTTAAGAATAGTGGTCAGTTTACAGTTCGTAATGTTAGTATAAGCTCAGAGATGTTTCCAAAGCCTTTAGTAATTAATCAGGGAGTGTTTAGGTTCTTTCAAGAGCAAATGCAATTTGAAAAGTTTGAAGCAAGATATGGTAGTTCAAAGTTTAGAATGAATGGCTATTTGACTAATGTTATTAATTATGTTGTAAAGGGAGATACATTAAAAGGGATATTTGATTTGGAATCACCTTATATGGATGTAGATGAGTTTATGATGTTTAGCAACAATAAAACAAATCAATATAATGCAAGTTCTACTGGAACAGGTGTTGTTCAAGTGCCAAATAATATAAACCTTACGTTTAACGCTAATGCAAATAAGGTAAAGTATTCAGAGTATAATCTTGAATCGCTTTTAGGTAAGCTAATAGTTAACAGTGGAGCTATTACTTTAGAGGATACTAAGTTTAATTTGATAGGTACAAAAGTATCGATGAATGGTAACTATAAGCCTACTGGATATAGAAGTGCTTTGTTTGATTACCAAATAAGTGCTTCTGAGTTTGATATTCAACGTGCTTATCATGAAATTACTCTTTTTAGAGAAATGGTAAGTATGGCTAAGGATGCTTATGGAAATGTTTCTTTGGACTATAAGTTGAAAGGGGAGTTAGATAAAAATATGTTTCCTATAATGAAATCTTTAGAGGGAGCAGGTGTATTGTCTATTGAAGATATCAGCTTTAAAGGATTTAAGCTTTTAGGAGCAATTGCTAATAAAACAGATGCTAAATCATTAGAGAATGGTACTCTTTCAAAAGTCGATATCAAGTCAAGTATAAAAGACAATGTAATGACTATTGAAAGAACCAAGATGAAAATGGCTGGTTTTAGACCAAGGTTTGAAGGACAAGTCAGTTTAGATGGTGATTTGAATATTGGCTTTCGCTTAGGTTTACCTCCTATGGGGTTAATAGGTATTCCAATGAGGATTACTGGTAATGCTGAAGATTTTGATATTAAATTAGGCCGTTATAAGGCAAGTGAGGTATTAGGGCAAGAAAGTAATGAAGAAGAGGAAGAAGAGGGATATGAGATTAAATCAGTAAATGATCCTCTACCTGAAATACCTGAAGAACAAAATGAAAATAAGACGGTAGAAATACCACAAAATGCTGCATAA
- a CDS encoding LLM class flavin-dependent oxidoreductase — translation MGDKSNKIPYSFLDLAIVGEGKSITQTLHSVLRLAQCAENLNYSRFWMAEHHNMANIASSATSVLIGFVASGTSKIKVGSGGIMLPNHSSLVIAEQFGTLDALYPGRIDLGLGRAPGTDQLTAKALRRNDVQIADSFPNQIEELKNYFSNTDKQCKVRAFPGEGANVPLWILGSSTESAYLAAELGLPYVFASHFAPHQLQQASRIYKRYFKPSSQLQEPYFVACVNAIVAKTSEKAQFLATSFYKMFLGIIRNDRKPMQEPCETMSGVWTAEEEEAVYNMTACSFIGTPEDISEDVQRFCDILEVDELMITSPIYDEQEKIISLELFSEVMKKCRK, via the coding sequence ATGGGAGATAAATCTAATAAAATACCTTATTCTTTTTTAGATCTTGCAATTGTAGGAGAGGGAAAAAGTATAACTCAAACTTTACATAGTGTTTTAAGGTTGGCTCAATGTGCTGAGAATTTAAACTATAGTAGATTTTGGATGGCAGAACATCATAATATGGCTAATATAGCTTCTTCTGCTACATCAGTTCTAATAGGATTTGTAGCAAGTGGCACGTCTAAAATAAAGGTGGGGTCAGGTGGAATTATGTTGCCTAATCATTCGTCTTTAGTTATTGCTGAACAATTTGGAACTTTAGATGCATTGTATCCTGGTCGTATTGATTTAGGATTAGGACGTGCTCCTGGAACAGATCAACTTACCGCCAAGGCATTAAGAAGAAATGATGTTCAAATAGCGGATTCATTTCCTAATCAAATTGAGGAGTTGAAGAATTATTTTAGCAATACAGATAAGCAATGTAAAGTTCGTGCTTTTCCAGGTGAGGGGGCTAATGTTCCTTTATGGATATTAGGCTCAAGTACTGAAAGCGCATATTTAGCGGCAGAGCTTGGATTACCTTATGTTTTCGCAAGTCATTTCGCTCCTCATCAACTTCAACAAGCGAGTAGGATTTATAAGAGATATTTTAAGCCATCTTCTCAATTGCAAGAACCTTATTTTGTTGCTTGTGTAAATGCTATTGTTGCAAAAACGTCTGAAAAAGCACAATTCTTAGCTACGTCTTTTTATAAAATGTTTTTAGGGATTATTAGGAATGATAGAAAGCCAATGCAAGAACCTTGTGAAACTATGAGTGGGGTTTGGACTGCTGAAGAAGAAGAGGCAGTATATAATATGACGGCTTGTTCTTTTATAGGAACTCCTGAAGATATAAGCGAGGATGTTCAACGTTTTTGTGACATCTTAGAGGTGGATGAATTAATGATTACATCACCTATCTATGATGAACAAGAAAAAATAATTAGCTTAGAATTATTTTCTGAGGTAATGAAGAAGTGTAGAAAATAA
- the xpt gene encoding xanthine phosphoribosyltransferase, with product MELLRQRILQDGKCFEGGILKVDSFINHQMDPVLMKSIGVEFVRRFASSNVNKIMTIEASGIAPAIMTGYLLNLPVVFAKKKKPATMENMLHTQIHSFTKDRTYDVVISGDFLKPGDNVLFVDDFLAYGNAAIGVLDLIEQSGANLVGMGFIIEKAFQDGRKLLEEKGVRVESLAIIDDLSNCTIDIR from the coding sequence ATGGAATTATTACGTCAACGTATTCTTCAAGATGGTAAATGTTTTGAAGGAGGTATTTTAAAAGTAGATAGCTTTATTAATCATCAAATGGACCCTGTTTTGATGAAGTCAATCGGTGTAGAATTTGTCCGTCGTTTTGCTTCGAGTAATGTTAATAAGATTATGACGATTGAAGCAAGTGGTATTGCTCCTGCTATTATGACTGGGTATTTATTGAATCTACCTGTGGTTTTTGCTAAAAAGAAAAAACCAGCGACTATGGAAAATATGTTGCATACACAGATTCATTCTTTTACAAAAGATAGAACTTATGATGTTGTTATCAGTGGAGACTTTTTAAAGCCTGGGGATAATGTTCTTTTTGTAGATGATTTTTTAGCTTATGGTAATGCTGCAATCGGAGTTTTAGATCTAATAGAGCAATCTGGAGCAAATCTTGTAGGAATGGGATTTATAATTGAAAAAGCTTTTCAAGATGGCAGAAAGCTATTAGAGGAGAAGGGAGTGAGAGTAGAATCACTTGCTATTATTGATGATTTGTCTAATTGTACAATTGATATTAGATAG